In a genomic window of Streptomyces sp. NBC_01142:
- a CDS encoding ATP-dependent helicase yields the protein MARTALDSFSPATRSWFTGAFSAPTAAQEGAWQAIGEGSDVLVVAPTGSGKTLAAFLAALDRLASTPPPADTRMRCRVLYVSPLKALAVDVERNLRSPLTGIRQESVRLGLPEPEVRVGIRSGDTPPAERRSLVIKPPDILITTPESLFLMLTSSAREALSGIETVILDEVHAVAGTKRGAHLAVSLERLDELLPRPARRIGLSATVRPVDEVARYLSPQRKVEIVQPPSDKEFDLSVVVPVEDLGELGGSPASESSSDSGERPSIWPHVEEKIADLVQAHRSTIVFANSRRLAERLCNRLNEIAYERATGEAMPEGAPPAEIMAQSGAARGAPALLARAHHGSVSKEQRALVEEDLKAGRLPAVVATSSLELGIDMGAVDLVVQVESPPSVASGLQRVGRAGHQVGAVSTGVVFPKYRGDLVQSAVVTERMRSGSIEALRIPSNPLDVLAQQLVAMVALDTWQVDDLLALARRAAPFASLPESAFTAVLDMLAGRYPSDAFAELRPRVVWDRVAGTVTGRPGAQRLAVTSGGTIPDRGLFGVFLVGTDPKKGGGRVGELDEEMVYESRVGDVFTLGTTSWRIEGITRDRVLVTPAPGVPGRLPFWKGDQLGRPLELGRAVGAFLREVGALSAEDARLRLLAAGLDAWAAENVLAYLDEQRRACGHVPDDRTILVERFRDELGDWRVVIHSPFGAQVHAPWALALGARLAERYGMDAQVMHADDGIVLRLPDADLMGLDLLDQDPVHLDSAFDSEQAPVGAADAVFDKGEIQQIVTDQVGGSALFASRFRECAARALLLPRRSPGKRTPLWQQRQRAAQLLQVASEFGSFPIVLEAVRECLQDVFDVPGLTELMGDIESRRVRLVEVTTPEPSPFARSLLFGYVAQFLYEGDSPLAERRAAALSLDSRLLAELLGQAELRELLDADVLTELERELQWLTEDRRIKDAEGVADLLRILGPLTDTELTERGGDPQWPRELAAARRAIRVRIAGADHWVAIEDAGRLRDALGTALPVGVPEAFTEPVKDPLGDLLARFARTHGPFTSTEAAARFGLGAAVTDGALHRLAANGRVVQGEFHPSGIGQEWCDATVLRRLRRRSLAALRHELEPVPPAALATFLPQWQHLGSNSLRGIDGLARAVEQLQGAAVPASALEKLILPSRVLGYAPALLDELTTTGEVVWAGAGSLPGKDGWISLYLTDAAPLLLPPPHPLELSALHESILGALSPGYGLFFRQITDQVRATTHPDATDPQLADALWDLAWSGRLTNDTLAPLRSLLGSGRTAGSTAHRAKRTVPRGRYGSLTAAARPASRTGPPTVSGRWSLLPAAEPDPTHRAHALARTLLDRHGVVTRGAVAAEGVEGGFSATYRILSAFEDSGQARRGYVVEGLGAAQFAMDGAVDRLRAAATARDRSDGQASPRAVVLAAADPANAYGAALPWPEPPTDAGHKPGRKAGSLVVLVDGELTLYMERGGKTLLAWPADPDAPALHAAAEALAAAARAGTLGTVTVERANGTAALTSPLARVLETAGFHATPRGLRLRP from the coding sequence ATGGCCAGGACTGCACTCGACTCCTTCTCCCCCGCGACCCGCTCGTGGTTCACGGGGGCATTCAGCGCGCCCACCGCCGCGCAGGAGGGAGCCTGGCAGGCCATCGGGGAAGGCTCGGACGTGCTGGTCGTGGCCCCGACGGGCTCCGGCAAGACCCTGGCCGCCTTCCTCGCCGCCCTGGACCGGCTGGCTTCCACACCCCCGCCCGCGGACACCCGGATGCGCTGCCGCGTGCTGTATGTGTCGCCGCTCAAGGCCCTCGCGGTCGATGTGGAGCGCAATCTGCGCAGCCCGCTCACCGGGATCCGACAGGAGTCGGTGCGGCTCGGGCTGCCGGAGCCGGAGGTGCGGGTCGGAATCCGCTCGGGCGACACCCCGCCCGCCGAGCGGCGGTCGCTGGTCATCAAGCCGCCGGACATCCTGATCACCACGCCCGAGTCGCTGTTCCTGATGCTCACCTCCTCGGCGCGAGAAGCACTGTCGGGCATCGAGACGGTGATCCTCGACGAGGTGCACGCCGTCGCGGGTACGAAGAGGGGCGCCCATCTCGCCGTATCGCTGGAGCGGCTCGACGAGCTGCTGCCGCGCCCGGCCCGCCGGATCGGCCTGTCCGCGACGGTGCGGCCGGTGGACGAGGTGGCCCGCTATCTGTCGCCGCAGCGCAAGGTCGAGATCGTCCAGCCGCCCTCCGACAAGGAGTTCGACCTCTCGGTGGTCGTACCGGTCGAGGATCTGGGCGAGCTCGGCGGCTCCCCCGCCTCCGAATCCTCCTCCGACAGCGGGGAGAGGCCGTCCATCTGGCCGCATGTCGAGGAGAAGATCGCCGATCTTGTCCAGGCACACCGTTCGACGATCGTCTTCGCCAACTCCCGCCGTCTCGCCGAGCGGCTGTGCAATCGCCTCAATGAGATCGCGTACGAACGGGCCACGGGCGAGGCGATGCCCGAAGGGGCGCCACCGGCCGAGATCATGGCGCAGTCCGGGGCCGCCCGGGGAGCCCCGGCTCTCCTCGCCCGCGCGCATCACGGCTCGGTCTCCAAGGAGCAACGGGCCCTGGTCGAGGAGGATCTGAAGGCGGGCCGGCTGCCCGCCGTCGTCGCCACGTCCAGCCTGGAGCTGGGTATCGACATGGGCGCGGTGGACCTGGTAGTCCAGGTCGAGTCGCCGCCGTCCGTCGCCTCCGGCCTGCAGCGGGTCGGCCGCGCCGGACACCAGGTGGGCGCGGTCTCCACAGGCGTCGTCTTCCCCAAGTACCGGGGCGACCTGGTGCAGTCGGCCGTGGTCACCGAGCGAATGCGCTCCGGCTCCATCGAGGCGCTCCGCATCCCGTCGAATCCGCTGGATGTGCTGGCCCAGCAGCTGGTCGCGATGGTCGCCCTGGACACCTGGCAGGTCGACGACCTGCTGGCCCTGGCCCGCCGGGCCGCGCCCTTCGCCTCGCTTCCCGAGTCGGCGTTCACCGCCGTCCTGGACATGCTCGCCGGGCGCTATCCCTCCGATGCCTTCGCCGAGCTGCGCCCGCGCGTGGTGTGGGACCGCGTCGCGGGTACGGTCACGGGCCGGCCGGGTGCGCAGCGCCTTGCCGTCACCTCCGGCGGCACCATCCCCGACCGCGGCCTCTTCGGCGTATTCCTCGTCGGTACCGACCCCAAGAAGGGCGGCGGCCGGGTCGGCGAGCTGGACGAGGAGATGGTGTACGAGTCCCGGGTGGGCGATGTCTTCACCCTGGGCACCACGTCCTGGCGGATCGAGGGCATCACCCGCGACCGGGTGCTGGTCACCCCCGCCCCAGGGGTGCCCGGCCGGCTGCCGTTCTGGAAGGGCGACCAGCTGGGCCGCCCCCTGGAACTGGGCCGCGCGGTGGGCGCGTTCCTGCGCGAGGTCGGCGCCCTGTCCGCCGAGGATGCCCGGCTGCGCCTGCTCGCCGCCGGTCTGGACGCCTGGGCCGCCGAAAATGTCCTCGCCTATCTCGACGAGCAGCGCCGTGCCTGCGGCCATGTCCCCGACGACCGGACGATCCTGGTCGAGCGATTCCGTGACGAGTTGGGCGACTGGCGGGTGGTGATCCACTCTCCTTTCGGCGCTCAGGTACACGCCCCCTGGGCGCTGGCGCTGGGGGCCCGCCTCGCCGAGCGGTACGGCATGGACGCACAGGTCATGCATGCCGACGACGGCATTGTGCTGCGGCTGCCCGACGCGGACCTGATGGGCCTGGATCTCCTCGACCAGGATCCCGTCCACCTCGATTCGGCGTTCGACAGCGAGCAGGCCCCGGTCGGCGCCGCGGACGCCGTCTTCGACAAGGGCGAGATCCAACAGATCGTCACCGACCAGGTGGGCGGCTCCGCGCTGTTCGCCTCCCGGTTCCGTGAGTGCGCCGCGCGTGCGCTGCTGCTGCCTCGGCGCAGCCCCGGAAAGCGCACGCCTCTCTGGCAGCAGCGTCAGCGCGCTGCTCAACTCCTTCAGGTGGCAAGCGAGTTCGGCTCCTTCCCGATCGTCCTCGAAGCGGTCCGTGAGTGCCTGCAGGATGTGTTCGACGTCCCCGGTCTCACGGAGCTCATGGGCGACATCGAGTCCCGCCGGGTCCGGCTGGTCGAGGTCACCACCCCCGAGCCCTCCCCCTTCGCCCGCTCGCTCCTGTTCGGGTATGTGGCCCAGTTCCTGTACGAGGGGGACTCGCCGCTCGCCGAGCGGCGCGCCGCCGCTCTCTCCCTGGATTCCCGGCTGCTCGCCGAGCTGCTCGGCCAGGCCGAGCTGCGCGAGCTGCTCGACGCCGATGTCCTCACCGAGCTGGAGCGGGAGCTGCAGTGGCTCACCGAGGACCGCCGGATCAAGGACGCGGAGGGCGTCGCCGACCTGCTGCGGATCCTCGGCCCGCTCACCGACACCGAGTTGACCGAGCGCGGCGGTGACCCGCAGTGGCCCAGAGAGCTGGCCGCCGCGCGCCGGGCCATTCGTGTACGGATCGCGGGCGCCGACCACTGGGTGGCGATCGAGGACGCGGGCCGGCTGCGCGACGCGCTGGGCACCGCGCTCCCGGTGGGCGTCCCCGAAGCGTTCACCGAGCCGGTCAAGGACCCGCTCGGCGATCTCCTCGCCCGGTTCGCGCGTACGCACGGCCCGTTCACTTCGACCGAGGCCGCGGCCCGCTTCGGCCTGGGCGCGGCCGTCACCGACGGCGCCCTGCACCGGCTCGCGGCGAACGGGCGAGTGGTGCAGGGCGAGTTCCATCCCTCCGGCATCGGCCAGGAGTGGTGCGACGCGACCGTGCTGCGCCGGCTGCGCCGCCGCTCGCTGGCTGCCCTCCGCCATGAGCTGGAGCCGGTCCCGCCCGCGGCGCTCGCCACCTTCCTCCCCCAGTGGCAGCACCTGGGCAGCAACAGCCTGCGCGGCATCGACGGACTGGCGCGCGCAGTGGAGCAGTTGCAGGGAGCCGCGGTCCCCGCCTCGGCCCTCGAGAAGCTGATCCTCCCGTCCCGCGTCCTCGGATACGCTCCCGCCCTGCTCGACGAACTCACCACGACGGGCGAGGTCGTGTGGGCCGGAGCCGGCTCACTCCCCGGCAAGGACGGCTGGATCTCCCTCTATCTCACCGACGCCGCCCCGCTGCTGCTCCCACCACCTCACCCCCTGGAGCTCTCCGCACTTCACGAGTCGATCCTCGGCGCCCTCTCCCCCGGCTACGGCCTGTTCTTCCGCCAGATCACCGACCAGGTCCGGGCCACCACCCATCCCGACGCCACCGATCCCCAACTGGCCGACGCCCTGTGGGATCTGGCCTGGTCCGGCCGGCTCACCAATGACACTCTGGCGCCTCTCCGTTCACTGCTCGGATCGGGCCGCACCGCCGGCTCCACGGCCCACCGCGCCAAGCGCACCGTTCCGCGCGGCCGCTACGGCAGCCTCACGGCGGCCGCCCGTCCCGCTTCCCGTACGGGCCCGCCGACGGTCTCCGGCCGCTGGTCGCTGCTCCCGGCCGCCGAGCCCGACCCGACCCACCGGGCACACGCTCTCGCCCGCACCCTCCTCGACCGCCATGGCGTGGTGACCCGGGGGGCGGTGGCGGCCGAGGGTGTGGAGGGCGGCTTCTCCGCGACGTACCGGATCCTCTCGGCCTTCGAGGACAGCGGGCAGGCGCGCCGCGGCTATGTGGTGGAGGGGCTGGGCGCGGCGCAGTTCGCGATGGACGGCGCGGTGGACCGCCTCCGGGCGGCGGCCACCGCCCGGGACCGTAGCGACGGGCAGGCGTCGCCGCGCGCCGTGGTGCTGGCCGCCGCCGACCCGGCCAACGCCTACGGGGCGGCCCTGCCCTGGCCCGAGCCCCCCACCGACGCAGGCCACAAACCCGGCCGCAAGGCGGGCTCTCTGGTCGTCCTCGTCGACGGCGAGCTCACCCTGTACATGGAGCGCGGCGGCAAGACGCTGCTCGCCTGGCCGGCCGACCCGGACGCGCCCGCCCTCCACGCGGCGGCCGAGGCCCTGGCGGCCGCTGCCCGCGCGGGCACCCTGGGCACGGTCACGGTGGAGCGCGCCAACGGCACAGCGGCCCTGACCTCCCCCCTGGCCCGGGTCCTGGAGACCGCGGGCTTCCACGCCACCCCCAGGGGGCTGCGCCTGCGCCCCTGA
- a CDS encoding AzlD domain-containing protein, giving the protein MSIWIAIAATAVGCYLVKLIGLLVPANALERPVVQRLAALLPVALLAALTAQQTFSTNSSLALDARAAGLAAAALALVLRAPFLVVIGAAVAVTAGVRALGG; this is encoded by the coding sequence TTGAGTATCTGGATCGCGATCGCGGCGACCGCCGTCGGCTGCTACCTCGTCAAACTGATCGGTCTGCTCGTGCCGGCGAACGCCCTCGAGCGTCCTGTCGTCCAGCGGCTGGCGGCGCTGCTGCCCGTGGCGCTGCTTGCCGCGCTCACCGCGCAGCAGACGTTCAGTACGAACAGCTCGCTGGCCCTCGACGCACGGGCCGCGGGGCTGGCAGCGGCAGCGCTCGCGCTGGTCCTGCGCGCTCCCTTCCTGGTGGTCATCGGGGCGGCGGTGGCGGTCACCGCGGGCGTGCGGGCGCTCGGCGGCTGA
- a CDS encoding putative leader peptide: MTDTDVRLWRRVHMDLVRYAGCVCRPSC, encoded by the coding sequence GTGACCGACACCGATGTGCGCCTGTGGCGGAGGGTCCATATGGACCTCGTCCGCTATGCGGGCTGCGTGTGTCGCCCGTCCTGCTGA
- a CDS encoding rhodanese-like domain-containing protein — MAVSEPTGIDALLERVREDLDRVEPKEAFDAAADGALLVDIRYAALRERDGLIPDALVVERNELEWRLDPQGSHRAPEAVGHDLRVVVICNEGYASSLAAVSLRQLGLHRATDLVGGFQAWKAAGLPVSAPPEPA, encoded by the coding sequence CTGGCAGTGAGCGAGCCGACCGGGATCGACGCACTTCTGGAACGGGTGCGCGAGGACCTCGACCGCGTCGAGCCGAAGGAGGCCTTCGATGCGGCGGCGGACGGCGCGCTCCTGGTGGACATCCGGTATGCGGCCCTGCGCGAACGGGACGGCCTGATTCCCGATGCGCTGGTCGTGGAGCGCAATGAGCTCGAGTGGCGTCTCGACCCGCAGGGCAGCCACCGCGCGCCCGAGGCGGTCGGTCACGATCTGCGGGTCGTGGTGATCTGCAACGAGGGGTACGCGTCGTCTCTCGCGGCCGTGTCCCTGCGCCAGTTGGGACTGCACCGCGCGACCGACCTCGTCGGTGGCTTCCAGGCGTGGAAGGCCGCGGGACTGCCGGTGTCGGCGCCGCCCGAGCCGGCGTAG
- a CDS encoding cysteine dioxygenase: protein MSQPASIPVTGASAAPSVPVAQAAPVALVTPEQTEAPAPPTAAELLDFVRQTAADTELIASLPLDPEGRTWVRLEGPAGSEAWLIGWPPGTGTGWHDHAESHGAFATASGELKENSLSVRLPASGWKTLELKDGVDRERQLGPGQGRAFGKHHVHEVLNESVAEHVVSVHAYYPPLPLMRRFSRSGAVLRLEQVERPEDWQ from the coding sequence GTGTCCCAGCCTGCCTCCATCCCTGTCACTGGTGCCTCAGCGGCTCCCTCAGTCCCTGTTGCCCAGGCTGCCCCTGTTGCCCTGGTCACCCCTGAGCAGACGGAAGCGCCGGCGCCGCCGACCGCCGCCGAGCTGCTCGACTTCGTCCGGCAAACGGCCGCCGACACCGAGCTCATCGCCTCGCTCCCGCTCGACCCCGAGGGCCGTACCTGGGTACGCCTCGAAGGCCCGGCCGGCAGTGAGGCCTGGCTGATCGGCTGGCCGCCCGGCACGGGCACCGGCTGGCACGACCACGCCGAGTCGCACGGCGCGTTCGCCACGGCTTCCGGCGAGCTGAAGGAGAACTCCCTCTCCGTGCGGCTCCCCGCGAGCGGATGGAAGACCCTGGAGCTGAAGGACGGCGTCGATCGCGAGCGGCAGCTGGGGCCGGGTCAGGGGCGCGCCTTCGGGAAGCACCATGTGCACGAGGTGCTGAACGAGTCGGTCGCCGAGCACGTCGTCTCGGTGCATGCCTACTATCCGCCGCTGCCGCTGATGAGGCGCTTCAGCCGCAGCGGCGCGGTGCTCCGTCTTGAGCAGGTCGAGCGTCCGGAGGACTGGCAGTGA
- a CDS encoding AI-2E family transporter, producing the protein MPRWLPRAMVLALALYACFQLGSWVFHQLIGLLINILIAFFLALAIEPAVGRMAARGMRRGLATFLVFFAVLIASVGFVVLLGSMLAGQIVDMVEDFPQYLDSVIRWINETFHTELSRVEVQDSLLRSDWLRKYVQNSASGVLDISATVLGGLFKLLMIFLFSFYFAADGPRLRRALCSVLPLAKQTEVLRAWEIAVDKTGGYLYSRGLMALISGVAHYILLEILGVPYAPALAVWVGLVSQFIPTIGTYLAGALPMLIAFTVNPWYALWVLGFVVIYQQFENYVLQPKLTAKTVDIHPAVAFGSVVAGTALLGAVGALIAIPAIATLQAFLGAYVKRYDVTDDPRVHSHSRHGARALARGLQALRKGRNAPAGGETGPDDTHDTDDTAGTDGRS; encoded by the coding sequence ATGCCCCGCTGGCTGCCGCGCGCCATGGTGCTCGCGCTGGCGCTCTACGCCTGCTTCCAGCTCGGCAGCTGGGTCTTCCACCAGCTCATCGGGCTGCTGATCAATATCCTGATCGCATTCTTCCTGGCGCTGGCCATAGAGCCGGCGGTCGGCCGGATGGCGGCGCGCGGTATGCGCCGCGGCCTCGCCACCTTCCTGGTCTTCTTCGCGGTACTCATCGCGAGCGTCGGCTTCGTCGTCCTGCTCGGCTCGATGCTGGCGGGCCAGATCGTCGACATGGTCGAGGACTTCCCCCAGTACCTCGACTCCGTGATCCGCTGGATCAACGAGACCTTCCACACCGAGCTCTCCCGGGTGGAGGTCCAGGACAGCCTGCTGCGTTCGGACTGGCTGCGGAAGTATGTCCAGAACAGTGCCAGCGGCGTGCTGGACATCTCCGCCACTGTGCTCGGCGGACTGTTCAAGCTGCTGATGATCTTCCTGTTCTCGTTCTACTTCGCGGCCGACGGGCCCCGGCTGCGCCGCGCGCTCTGCTCCGTACTGCCGCTGGCCAAGCAGACCGAGGTGCTGCGCGCCTGGGAGATCGCGGTCGACAAGACCGGCGGCTATCTCTACTCGCGCGGTCTGATGGCGCTGATCTCCGGCGTCGCCCACTACATCCTCCTGGAGATCCTGGGGGTGCCGTACGCCCCGGCGCTCGCGGTCTGGGTCGGCCTGGTCTCGCAGTTCATCCCGACCATCGGCACCTACCTGGCGGGCGCACTGCCTATGCTGATCGCGTTCACCGTCAACCCCTGGTACGCCCTGTGGGTGCTCGGCTTCGTCGTGATCTACCAGCAGTTCGAGAACTATGTGCTGCAGCCCAAGCTCACCGCCAAGACCGTCGACATCCACCCGGCGGTGGCCTTCGGCTCGGTGGTCGCGGGCACGGCGCTGCTGGGGGCGGTGGGTGCGCTGATCGCGATCCCGGCGATCGCGACGCTCCAGGCGTTCCTCGGTGCGTATGTGAAGCGGTACGACGTGACGGACGACCCGCGCGTCCACAGCCACAGCCGGCACGGCGCCCGGGCACTCGCGAGGGGGCTGCAGGCGCTGCGCAAGGGGCGTAATGCCCCGGCAGGCGGCGAGACCGGGCCGGACGACACGCACGACACGGACGACACGGCAGGGACCGACGGCCGCTCCTGA
- a CDS encoding AraC family transcriptional regulator — protein MGSLTQHEWARHWQPEELPGLDLLRARYVRHTFPRHSHEGFTLGAVSGGLEDVSLPDGIVRAGPGTVVMINPEVPHSARAGVPEGWTYSTLYPSVELVSDIAGDVTTLRGTPGFTETIVRDPQTAELIRGVHRAAEEGNALAADSVLRLAVARLLGRYGSALPSRATAASGARSAALAKQLLEERMEEPPSLERLAKELGTSPFALMRAFKAAYGMPPHTWLTDARVRRARHLLDAGTAPAEAAVAVGFTDQPHLNRHFTRIVGVPPGAYRKERART, from the coding sequence ATGGGGAGTCTGACGCAGCACGAATGGGCGAGGCACTGGCAGCCGGAGGAGCTGCCGGGCCTCGATCTGCTGCGCGCCCGCTATGTCCGGCACACCTTCCCCCGCCACAGCCACGAAGGCTTCACGCTCGGCGCGGTCAGCGGTGGGCTCGAGGACGTGAGCCTGCCGGACGGCATTGTCCGGGCGGGCCCCGGCACCGTCGTCATGATCAACCCCGAGGTGCCGCACTCCGCCCGTGCCGGCGTCCCCGAAGGCTGGACGTACTCCACCCTCTACCCCTCCGTGGAGCTCGTCTCCGACATCGCCGGGGACGTGACCACACTCCGCGGCACCCCCGGATTCACCGAGACGATCGTCCGGGATCCGCAGACCGCCGAGCTGATCCGCGGGGTGCACAGGGCGGCGGAGGAAGGCAACGCGCTCGCCGCCGACAGCGTGCTGCGTCTCGCCGTCGCGCGGCTGCTGGGCCGTTACGGCAGCGCGCTGCCTTCCCGGGCAACCGCGGCCTCCGGCGCCCGCTCAGCCGCCCTCGCCAAGCAGCTTCTCGAGGAGCGGATGGAGGAGCCGCCCTCCCTGGAACGGCTGGCGAAGGAGCTCGGTACCAGCCCCTTCGCGCTGATGCGCGCGTTCAAGGCGGCATACGGCATGCCGCCGCACACCTGGCTCACCGACGCGCGCGTGCGCCGCGCCCGCCATCTGCTGGACGCCGGTACAGCGCCCGCCGAGGCGGCCGTCGCCGTCGGCTTCACCGACCAGCCGCATCTGAACCGGCACTTCACCAGGATCGTCGGCGTCCCGCCGGGCGCCTACCGCAAGGAGCGCGCGAGAACATGA
- the recA gene encoding recombinase RecA → MAGTDREKALDAALAQIERQFGKGAVMRLGERPNEPIEVIPTGSTALDVALGVGGLPRGRVVEVYGPESSGKTTLTLHAVANAQKLGGSVAFIDAEHALDPEYAKKLGVDIDNLILSQPDNGEQALEIVDMLVRSGALDLIVIDSVAALVPRAEIEGEMGDSHVGLQARLMSQALRKITSALNQSKTTAIFINQLREKIGVMFGSPETTTGGRALKFYASVRLDIRRIETLKDGTDAVGNRTRVKVVKNKVAPPFKQAEFDILYGQGISREGGLIDMGVENGFVRKAGAWYTYEGDQLGQGKENARNFLKDNPDLANEIEKKILEKLGVGVKPEAALAPEPGVDAAGAAASAEDAAKSVPAPASKAKSAKSAAAKS, encoded by the coding sequence ATGGCAGGAACCGACCGCGAGAAGGCGCTCGACGCCGCGCTCGCACAGATTGAACGGCAATTCGGCAAGGGCGCGGTGATGCGCCTGGGCGAGCGGCCGAACGAGCCCATCGAGGTCATCCCTACCGGGTCGACCGCGCTCGACGTCGCGCTCGGCGTCGGCGGCCTGCCGCGCGGCCGTGTGGTGGAGGTGTACGGACCGGAGTCCTCCGGCAAGACGACCCTCACGCTGCACGCCGTGGCGAATGCACAGAAGCTCGGCGGCTCGGTGGCCTTCATCGACGCCGAGCACGCCCTCGACCCTGAGTATGCGAAGAAGCTCGGGGTCGACATCGACAACCTGATCCTGTCCCAGCCGGACAACGGCGAGCAGGCGCTCGAGATCGTCGACATGCTCGTCCGCTCCGGCGCCCTCGACCTGATCGTCATCGACTCCGTCGCCGCCCTGGTGCCGCGAGCGGAGATCGAGGGCGAGATGGGCGACTCGCACGTCGGTCTGCAGGCGCGGCTGATGAGCCAGGCGCTCCGGAAGATCACGAGTGCGCTGAACCAGTCCAAGACCACAGCCATCTTCATCAACCAGCTCCGCGAGAAGATCGGCGTGATGTTCGGCTCGCCGGAGACCACGACCGGTGGCCGTGCGCTGAAGTTCTACGCCTCGGTGCGGCTCGACATCCGCCGTATCGAGACCCTGAAGGACGGCACCGACGCGGTCGGCAACCGCACCCGCGTCAAGGTCGTCAAGAACAAGGTCGCGCCGCCCTTCAAGCAGGCCGAGTTCGACATCCTCTACGGCCAGGGCATCAGCCGAGAGGGCGGCCTGATCGACATGGGCGTGGAGAACGGCTTCGTGCGCAAGGCAGGCGCCTGGTACACCTACGAGGGCGACCAACTGGGCCAGGGCAAGGAGAACGCCCGTAACTTCCTGAAGGACAACCCCGATCTCGCCAATGAGATCGAGAAGAAGATCTTGGAGAAGCTGGGCGTCGGCGTGAAGCCGGAGGCCGCCCTGGCGCCCGAGCCGGGAGTGGACGCGGCCGGTGCGGCGGCCTCGGCCGAGGATGCGGCCAAGTCGGTGCCCGCGCCCGCCTCCAAGGCCAAGTCGGCCAAGTCCGCGGCGGCCAAGAGCTAG
- a CDS encoding AzlC family ABC transporter permease — protein MPEQTALPETPPEIRGIPGPVAPSKPDSAVVRDALGVGIAVGLSGFAFGVTSAGAGLSLLQTCALSLLVFTGASQFALVGAIAAGGNPLAAAAGAFFLGVRNAFYGLRLSQLLALPRFVRPLAAHWVIDETTAVALAQPTRRSVRLGFTVTGLTLYVLWNLTTLLGALGAEALGDTDAWGLDAAGPAVFLALLAPMLRTTTERATAGLAVVLGLAFLPVLPAGVPVLVAALAAPAVLWFKGRGIGDRNKADITKGEDR, from the coding sequence GTGCCAGAACAGACAGCTCTCCCAGAGACTCCCCCAGAGATACGCGGCATCCCGGGGCCCGTAGCGCCGTCCAAGCCGGACTCGGCGGTCGTCCGCGACGCACTCGGCGTCGGCATCGCCGTCGGCCTTTCCGGCTTCGCCTTCGGCGTGACCTCCGCGGGAGCGGGCCTCAGCCTGCTCCAGACCTGCGCGCTCAGCCTGCTGGTCTTCACCGGCGCCTCGCAGTTCGCGCTGGTCGGCGCGATCGCGGCCGGAGGAAACCCGCTCGCCGCGGCCGCGGGCGCCTTCTTCCTCGGCGTACGCAACGCCTTCTACGGGCTCCGCCTGTCGCAGCTGCTCGCCCTGCCCCGCTTCGTGCGCCCCCTCGCCGCGCACTGGGTCATCGACGAGACCACGGCCGTCGCGCTTGCCCAGCCGACGCGGCGCAGCGTACGTCTCGGCTTCACCGTGACCGGCCTGACGCTGTACGTGCTGTGGAACCTCACCACGCTCCTCGGGGCGCTCGGCGCCGAAGCACTCGGTGACACCGACGCGTGGGGGCTGGACGCGGCGGGTCCCGCGGTCTTCCTCGCGCTGCTCGCGCCCATGCTGCGTACGACGACCGAGCGGGCGACCGCCGGGCTCGCGGTCGTCCTCGGGCTCGCGTTCCTGCCGGTGCTCCCCGCCGGCGTACCGGTACTGGTCGCGGCGCTGGCCGCGCCCGCCGTCCTCTGGTTCAAGGGCCGCGGGATCGGCGACCGCAACAAGGCCGACATCACGAAGGGCGAGGACCGTTGA
- a CDS encoding DUF3046 domain-containing protein, whose amino-acid sequence MRLTIFWERMADHFGEGYADSFARDHVMAELGGRTVHEALAAGWEAKDVWRGVCAAVGVPADKR is encoded by the coding sequence ATGCGGTTGACGATTTTCTGGGAGCGGATGGCGGATCACTTCGGTGAGGGGTACGCCGACTCATTCGCGCGCGACCACGTGATGGCCGAACTCGGGGGTCGCACGGTGCATGAGGCGCTGGCCGCAGGCTGGGAGGCGAAGGACGTGTGGCGCGGGGTGTGTGCCGCGGTCGGGGTCCCTGCGGACAAGCGATGA